In Bacillus horti, the following proteins share a genomic window:
- the rpsS gene encoding 30S ribosomal protein S19, with amino-acid sequence MGRSLKKGPFVDDHLMKKVEALNETNEKKLIKTWSRRSTIFPDFIGHTIAVYDGRKHVPVFVSEDMVGHKLGEFAPTRTYKSHVADDKKTRR; translated from the coding sequence ATGGGTCGTAGTTTAAAAAAGGGACCTTTTGTAGATGACCACTTGATGAAAAAAGTGGAAGCCTTAAATGAAACGAATGAGAAGAAGTTGATCAAGACTTGGTCTAGACGCTCTACTATCTTCCCTGATTTTATTGGGCATACCATTGCGGTTTATGATGGTCGTAAGCATGTGCCTGTATTTGTGAGCGAAGACATGGTAGGTCACAAGCTGGGCGAATTTGCTCCAACAAGAACCTACAAAAGTCACGTTGCTGATGATAAAAAAACAAGACGTTAA
- the rplV gene encoding 50S ribosomal protein L22, producing MEAKAVARYVRIAPRKVRLVIDLIRGKQVGEAIAILKHTPKGASPVIEKVLLSAVANAEHNYEMNPDSLIISKVTCDEGPTLKRFRPRAQGRASRINKRTSHITLVVTEKKEG from the coding sequence ATGGAAGCAAAAGCTGTTGCCAGATACGTGCGCATTGCTCCTCGTAAAGTCCGTTTAGTGATCGACTTAATTCGAGGTAAACAAGTAGGCGAGGCCATTGCGATTTTAAAGCATACACCGAAAGGTGCTTCACCTGTAATCGAGAAAGTATTACTATCCGCTGTTGCGAATGCAGAGCATAATTACGAAATGAATCCGGATAGCTTAATTATCTCAAAGGTTACTTGTGATGAAGGTCCAACGTTAAAAAGATTTCGTCCACGTGCACAAGGACGCGCAAGCCGTATAAACAAACGTACGAGCCACATTACGTTAGTGGTTACTGAAAAGAAGGAGGGATAA
- the rpsC gene encoding 30S ribosomal protein S3, whose amino-acid sequence MGQKVNPKGLRVGVIRDWESRWYAGKDYAKLLHEDLKIREYIEKRLVDAAVSTIEIERAANRVNVTVHTAKPGMVIGKGGSEVEALRKALNDLTDKRVHININEIKNADLDAKLVAENIARQLENRVSFRRAMKQAIQRTMRAGAKGIKTMVSGRLGGADIARSEGYNEGTVPLHTLRADIDYGTAEADTTYGKIGVKIWIYRGEVLPAKRTKAAEGGK is encoded by the coding sequence GTGGGTCAAAAGGTTAACCCTAAAGGTCTTCGAGTTGGTGTTATTCGCGACTGGGAATCCAGATGGTACGCGGGTAAGGATTACGCTAAACTTTTACATGAAGACTTAAAAATTCGTGAGTATATTGAAAAACGCCTAGTAGACGCTGCCGTTTCAACGATTGAAATCGAGCGTGCTGCAAATCGTGTCAACGTAACGGTTCACACAGCGAAGCCAGGAATGGTTATCGGTAAAGGTGGATCTGAAGTAGAAGCTTTACGTAAAGCTTTAAATGACTTAACAGATAAAAGAGTTCACATCAACATTAACGAAATCAAAAATGCTGACTTAGACGCTAAGCTAGTAGCCGAAAACATCGCTCGTCAATTAGAAAATCGTGTATCTTTCAGACGTGCTATGAAACAAGCGATTCAGCGTACTATGCGTGCAGGAGCAAAAGGAATTAAAACCATGGTAAGTGGTCGTTTAGGTGGCGCTGACATCGCACGTAGCGAAGGCTACAATGAAGGAACAGTTCCTCTACACACTTTGCGTGCTGATATCGACTACGGAACAGCTGAAGCTGATACAACGTACGGAAAAATCGGCGTGAAAATCTGGATTTACCGTGGTGAGGTGCTCCCTGCTAAGAGGACTAAAGCAGCAGAAGGAGGTAAATAA